A window of the Methanocella sp. genome harbors these coding sequences:
- a CDS encoding ABC transporter permease subunit (The N-terminal region of this protein, as described by TIGR01726, is a three transmembrane segment that identifies a subfamily of ABC transporter permease subunits, which specificities that include histidine, arginine, glutamine, glutamate, L-cystine (sic), the opines (in Agrobacterium) octopine and nopaline, etc.) has translation MPKKWAPLLITVFFAIMVATLMASTGWANAGLQKNAGPDTKSSSSWDGPMQPVTITVLENTEARSKVAGAKVYIDGMLVGETNTAEGKLVVPVGPGEHTVIVSKTGLENSTAIVSSAAEGNYTFLMAGAGKKYSIFDLDVFFYALSKELEYGAVNTIVLSVISTIIGLAIGLIMGIGRISANRVTRGLASIYVEGIRGIPMLLLLLFIKYGLPFFILDTFGVQLVLDAFAACVIAISMNCGAYMAEIFKAGINAIGKSQMEAARSLGMSYWQALRFIIMPQAVKVVLPALGNEFISVIKGSSIALVIAYPEIVWWSNNIGAEAYNTFMPLVAAGIIYLCMTVPLSNYIQRIESRMGAGNAQEQKQGSLQRKEKADAALEGTI, from the coding sequence ATGCCTAAAAAATGGGCGCCGCTGCTCATAACGGTCTTCTTTGCCATTATGGTAGCGACGCTCATGGCCTCCACGGGCTGGGCTAATGCGGGCTTACAAAAAAATGCCGGGCCCGACACTAAATCTTCCTCATCGTGGGATGGGCCCATGCAACCGGTTACGATCACCGTCCTGGAAAATACTGAGGCCCGGAGCAAGGTCGCCGGCGCGAAGGTCTATATCGACGGGATGCTTGTCGGGGAAACCAATACTGCGGAAGGAAAACTGGTCGTGCCGGTCGGGCCCGGCGAACATACCGTTATTGTCAGTAAGACAGGCCTGGAAAATTCCACGGCGATCGTATCGTCGGCCGCTGAAGGGAACTATACGTTCCTGATGGCGGGCGCGGGTAAAAAATATTCGATATTCGACCTTGACGTCTTCTTCTACGCGCTTTCAAAGGAGCTCGAATACGGGGCCGTCAATACCATAGTGCTTTCCGTAATTTCCACGATCATCGGCCTGGCCATTGGACTCATCATGGGCATCGGGCGGATATCGGCCAACCGCGTTACCCGCGGGCTGGCATCGATCTATGTCGAGGGAATTCGCGGCATACCGATGCTGTTATTGCTGCTGTTCATAAAGTACGGCCTGCCATTCTTTATCCTGGATACGTTCGGCGTCCAGCTGGTCCTGGACGCGTTCGCCGCCTGCGTGATCGCCATATCGATGAATTGCGGGGCATATATGGCGGAGATCTTCAAGGCCGGCATCAACGCCATCGGCAAGAGCCAGATGGAGGCAGCCCGGTCGCTCGGCATGAGCTACTGGCAGGCCCTGCGGTTCATCATCATGCCCCAGGCGGTGAAGGTCGTCCTGCCCGCGCTGGGGAACGAGTTCATATCCGTCATCAAAGGCTCGTCCATCGCCCTGGTCATCGCCTACCCGGAGATCGTGTGGTGGTCGAACAACATCGGGGCCGAGGCCTATAATACGTTCATGCCCCTGGTGGCCGCGGGAATCATTTACCTGTGTATGACCGTCCCGCTCAGCAATTACATCCAGCGTATCGAGAGCCGGATGGGCGCGGGCAACGCTCAGGAGCAAAAACAGGGCTCGCTGCAAAGGAAAGAAAAAGCGGATGCGGCTCTCGAAGGCACGATCTGA
- a CDS encoding polysaccharide pyruvyl transferase family protein: protein MSGKAGLLYDNLSNNTGDAAIGLSMIKILNEAGVRFEVLFPGCFKAADYETIVIGGGHIIRPRPDYFYDNFRVPGPHILNAAGIVGRPRDLGYLEDYRYVTVRSKCDREKLYRLRNTAHVVPCTTLLLEDMEDFPIRIKSPALGVHLLPGMMGAREEKAFTGWASSLPYTVYFIPITHYNQDYRYMQRLSAGIPNSVILPLLSPLEIFTLMGRIDRLITSSLHGAIFAYAHNTPFIVLGYDEKMSAFMEDRGLQEYVFRGFNGMKDTFERLCDDLPDYSTRVARDRQTLFRHVERLKELLPEGETAMQPDMIMKDLQSYSAGIFQRPPTPAMRLNSLYQSFDRKLHYEVSRVKGDIMRRVSVAKKAPIITAKKL from the coding sequence ATGTCGGGAAAGGCGGGCTTGCTATACGATAACCTGAGTAATAATACCGGCGACGCGGCGATCGGCCTCAGTATGATTAAAATACTCAACGAGGCCGGTGTCCGCTTCGAGGTGCTTTTCCCCGGCTGCTTCAAGGCGGCCGACTACGAAACGATCGTCATCGGCGGCGGCCATATCATCCGCCCACGCCCCGACTATTTTTATGATAATTTCCGGGTCCCCGGCCCCCACATCCTCAACGCCGCAGGGATCGTGGGAAGGCCCCGTGACCTGGGCTACCTTGAGGACTACCGGTACGTCACAGTGCGAAGTAAATGCGACCGGGAAAAGCTGTACCGCTTACGCAACACGGCCCACGTCGTTCCATGCACGACCCTGCTCCTTGAAGACATGGAAGACTTTCCAATCAGAATTAAAAGCCCTGCGCTCGGCGTTCATCTCCTGCCGGGCATGATGGGCGCAAGGGAGGAGAAGGCTTTTACCGGCTGGGCCTCGTCGCTCCCCTACACGGTCTATTTTATACCGATCACCCATTACAACCAGGACTACCGCTATATGCAGAGGCTCAGCGCCGGCATCCCGAATTCCGTCATCCTCCCGCTGCTCAGTCCCCTGGAGATATTTACTCTGATGGGCCGGATCGACCGCCTCATCACCAGTTCGCTACACGGCGCCATCTTCGCGTATGCCCATAATACGCCATTCATCGTGCTGGGCTACGATGAGAAGATGAGCGCTTTCATGGAGGACCGCGGGCTACAGGAATATGTTTTCCGGGGCTTCAATGGCATGAAAGATACGTTTGAACGTCTGTGCGATGATCTTCCGGATTATAGCACGAGAGTCGCACGTGACCGGCAAACGCTATTCCGGCACGTGGAGCGGCTCAAGGAATTGTTGCCGGAAGGCGAAACGGCAATGCAGCCGGATATGATCATGAAAGACCTCCAGAGCTACAGCGCCGGGATATTCCAGCGCCCGCCGACTCCGGCGATGAGGCTGAATTCGCTTTATCAGTCCTTTGATAGAAAACTTCACTACGAAGTATCCCGGGTAAAGGGCGATATCATGCGTCGGGTATCCGTTGCGAAAAAAGCGCCCATCATCACGGCGAAAAAGCTCTAG